A window from Rhizosphaericola mali encodes these proteins:
- a CDS encoding transposase — MQKGFMYLTAIIDVYSRYIVGWGLSNSLDATESLSVVKKAVNTYGAPEIINSDQGVQFSCKQYVGYLKGEGIRISMDGKGRCLDNIYIERFWRTLKYQYIYLHVKTDEIAPLIPKLN, encoded by the coding sequence ATGCAAAAGGGCTTTATGTATCTGACAGCCATCATCGATGTTTATAGCAGATACATTGTAGGCTGGGGACTATCCAATAGTTTGGATGCAACAGAAAGTTTGTCCGTGGTAAAAAAAGCGGTAAATACGTATGGTGCACCAGAAATTATCAATAGTGACCAGGGCGTACAGTTCTCCTGCAAACAATATGTCGGATATCTAAAGGGCGAAGGTATTCGTATTTCGATGGATGGTAAAGGAAGGTGTTTAGACAATATTTACATCGAACGTTTTTGGCGTACGCTCAAATATCAATACATTTACTTACATGTAAAAACCGATGAAATTGCCCCCCTAATACCAAAATTAAATTGA
- a CDS encoding IS3 family transposase, with product MHLMDKHIQSEPTAGVITMKCMLADNGLIMSYERVRRLMRKAAIMPIYPPEDI from the coding sequence ATGCATTTAATGGACAAACATATTCAGAGCGAGCCTACGGCCGGTGTGATTACGATGAAATGTATGCTAGCAGACAACGGACTGATAATGAGCTACGAGCGAGTCAGACGTTTGATGCGCAAAGCCGCCATAATGCCTATTTACCCCCCCGAAGACATTTAA